The proteins below come from a single Zonotrichia leucophrys gambelii isolate GWCS_2022_RI chromosome 3, RI_Zleu_2.0, whole genome shotgun sequence genomic window:
- the FLRT3 gene encoding leucine-rich repeat transmembrane protein FLRT3 — translation MISVTWSIFLVWTKIGLLLDMAPYSVSAKSCPSVCRCDVGFIYCNDRDLTSIPTGIPEDATTLFLQNNQINNAGIPSELKNLLRVERIYLYRNSLDEFPTNLPKYIKELHLQENNIRTITYDSLSKIPYLEELHLDDNSVSAVSIEDGAFRDNIYLRLLFLSRNHLSTIPWGLPKTIEELRLDDNRISTISELSLQDLTNLKRLVLDGNLLNNHGLGDKVFINLVNLTELSLVRNSLTAAPVNLPGTNLRKLYLQENHINRVPPNAFSYLRQLYRLDMSNNNLSNLPQGVFDDLDNITQLFLRNNPWHCGCKMKWVRDWLQSLPLKVNVRGLMCQAPEKVRGMAIKDLSADLFDCKDDSVISTVQITTAVPNTLFPAQGHWPISVTKQPDIKTPNLNKNYRTTVSPVRKIITIFVKSVSTETIHISWKVALPMTALRLSWLKMGHSPAFGSITETIVTGDRSDYLLTALEPESPYRVCMVPMETSNIYLSDETPECIETETAPLKMYNPTTTLNREQEKEPYKNSSLPLAAIIGGVVALVAIGLLALVCWYVHRNGSLFSRNCTYSKGRRRKDDYAEAGTKKDNSILEIRETSFQMIPITSDQVSKEEFVIHTIFPPNGMNLYKNSHSESSSNRSYRDSGIPDSDHSHS, via the coding sequence ATGATTAGTGTTACCTGGAGCATCTTCCTAGTTTGGACTAAAATAGGGCTGTTACTTGACATGGCACCTTATTCTGTTAGTGCCAAATCATGCCCTTCAGTGTGTCGCTGTGATGTGGGTTTCATATATTGTAATGATCGCGATTTGACGTCTATTCCTACAGGAATCCCAGAGGATGCAACCACCCTCTTCCTTCAGAACAATCAAATAAATAATGCTGGGATTCCTTCAGAACTGAAGAACTTGCTTAGGGTGGAAAGAATATATTTATACCGCAACAGCCTAGATGAATTCCCCACTAACCTCCCTAAGTACATTAAGGAACTGCATTTGCAGGAGAACAATATAAGGACCATTACTTATGATTCACTTTCAAAAATTCCTTATCTGGAAGAACTGCATTTGGATGATAATTCTGTTTCTGCCGTTAGCATCGAGGATGGAGCTTTCCGGGACAACATCTATCTCagacttctttttctctctcgAAATCACCTTAGCACCATTCCCTGGGGTTTGCCTAAAACCATAGAAGAGCTACGCTTGGATGATAATCGCATTTCCACAATTTCTGAGCTGTCCCTTCAAGACCTTACAAATCTAAAACGCCTTGTTTTAGATGGAAATCTTCTAAATAATCATGGATTAGGAGACAAAGTCTTCATTAATCTAGTCAATCTTACAGAATTGTCATTGGTCCGCAATTCACTCACAGCTGCACCGGTGAATCTGCCGGGAACAAACCTAAGAAAGCTTTATCTCCAAGAAAACCACATCAACCGCGTGCCACCCAATGCTTTCTCTTACTTACGGCAATTGTACCGACTAGATATGTCCAATAACAATCTCAGCAATTTACCTCAGGGTGTCTTTGATGACCTGGATAACATCACTCAACTTTTTCTTCGCAACAACCCCTGGCACTGCGGGTGCAAAATGAAATGGGTGCGTGACTGGTTACAGTCACTGCCTTTAAAAGTGAACGTTCGTGGACTGATGTGTCAGGCACCAGAAAAAGTACGTGGGATGGCTATCAAAGACCTCAGCGCAGACCTGTTTGACTGTAAGGACGATAGCGTGATAAGCACCGTCCAAATCACTACTGCAGTACCAAACACGTtattcccagcccagggacactggCCCATTTCTGTGACCAAACAACCAGACATCAAGACTCCCAACCTAAATAAAAACTACAGAACCACGGTGAGCCCGGTACGCAAAATCATTACGATATTTGTGAAATCCGTAAGCACGGAGACCATCCACATCTCCTGGAAAGTTGCACTACCCATGACTGCTTTGAGACTGAGCTGGCTCAAGATgggccacagccctgcctttggATCTATAACTGAAACTATAGTTACAGGCGACAGAAGCGACTATTTGCTCACGGCTCTCGAGCCGGAGTCGCCGTACCGTGTGTGCATGGTTCCCATGGAAACCAGCAACATCTATCTCTCCGACGAAACCCCCGAGTGCATCGAGACCGAGACGGCGCCTCTGAAGATGTACAACCCTACCACCACCCTCAACCGGGAGCAGGAGAAAGAACCTTACAAAAACTCCAGCTTGCCCTTGGCCGCCATCATCGGCGGCGTGGTGGCGCTGGTGGCCATagggctgctggccctggtgtGCTGGTACGTGCACAGAAACGGGTCCCTGTTCTCCCGGAACTGCACCTACAGCAAGGGACGCCGGAGAAAAGACGACTATGCCGAAGCGGGAACCAAGAAGGATAACTCCATCTTGGAAATCAGGGAGACTTCTTTCCAGATGATACCAATTACCAGTGACCAAGTGTCCAAGGAGGAGTTTGTAATACACACCATTTTCCCACCTAATGGCATGAATCTGTACAAGAACAGCCACAGTGAAAGCAGTAGTAACAGGAGCTACAGAGACAGTGGTATTCCAGATTCAGATCATTCACACTCATGA